One window from the genome of Treponema sp. OMZ 838 encodes:
- a CDS encoding HD-GYP domain-containing protein: MEKSISLERNQQITRDMSAEEQQVYFDELSELTKAGSIPTMILDSNLVIRHMTKSVYTLFAGYYALEKKPFFNVFGRVFTQAEIKDFFESIRSREKGWSWIGNMVHKSHTLKTLYTRVRFHPLFDKENRYLLGYWVIIENITAEQIGMYKMMLNGLLQASMLKDNDTGNHAQRLNFYCQEFAEYLFSLNQYPQITPDFVDNISFLAAIHDIGKIGTPDYILQKQSKLTGIEWEVMKEHTINGALIVSSYPIAMAKEITLSHHERWDGSGYPFKLEGEMIPLSARIVAIADVYDALRMKRSYKSELSHDEAVQYIFENAGKHFDPQLVTYFKEIHHVFDKVWHTLKDDETEHSRVPEDRAVV; encoded by the coding sequence ATGGAAAAAAGTATATCGTTGGAGCGGAATCAGCAGATTACAAGAGATATGTCGGCAGAAGAACAACAGGTGTATTTTGATGAACTTTCTGAATTAACAAAGGCAGGAAGTATTCCTACTATGATTCTTGACAGTAATTTAGTTATACGCCACATGACCAAAAGTGTGTACACATTATTTGCAGGTTATTACGCATTGGAGAAAAAGCCGTTTTTTAATGTATTCGGTAGGGTTTTTACTCAGGCGGAGATAAAAGACTTTTTTGAAAGCATACGATCGCGAGAAAAAGGCTGGTCATGGATCGGCAATATGGTGCATAAATCGCATACGTTAAAAACGCTGTATACGCGAGTACGATTCCATCCGCTTTTTGATAAGGAGAACCGTTACCTGCTTGGATACTGGGTGATTATTGAAAATATAACAGCAGAGCAGATTGGAATGTATAAAATGATGCTAAACGGTTTGTTGCAAGCTTCAATGCTGAAAGACAACGATACCGGAAACCATGCACAACGGCTCAATTTCTATTGTCAAGAGTTTGCCGAATATTTGTTTTCGCTTAATCAATACCCGCAAATTACACCGGATTTTGTTGATAATATTTCTTTTTTGGCCGCTATTCATGACATAGGCAAGATCGGTACACCGGATTATATTCTGCAAAAACAGAGCAAATTAACCGGCATTGAATGGGAAGTGATGAAGGAACATACGATCAACGGTGCGCTCATTGTGTCATCTTATCCTATTGCAATGGCAAAGGAAATAACATTAAGCCATCATGAACGGTGGGACGGCAGCGGATATCCGTTTAAGCTTGAAGGTGAGATGATACCGCTTTCGGCAAGGATTGTCGCAATAGCCGATGTATATGATGCACTGCGTATGAAACGATCGTATAAAAGCGAGCTTTCACATGATGAAGCTGTCCAATATATTTTTGAGAACGCAGGGAAGCATTTTGATCCGCAGCTCGTAACATATTTTAAAGAGATTCACCACGTATTTGATAAAGTATGGCACACTCTCAAAGATGATGAGACGGAACATTCACGCGTACCTGAGGATCGGGCTGTAGTATAA
- the tsaB gene encoding tRNA (adenosine(37)-N6)-threonylcarbamoyltransferase complex dimerization subunit type 1 TsaB: MNILAIDTLTSTLSVAAYGPNGLVTQSFAGNGPSHAERLLPLIDAAVSAAGFTAADTETVLAPEGPGSFTGLRLGFAAAKALQLSSNSCFIPIPTLPCIASQYEAWNGNIAVVIDAKRERFYAQLFKNGTAVTEAFDKPAADLLPHFSENEEWLVTGYGTAAFRDAAAISQSSIRFHFIEADALSFAYSMIKYMQKHGNVLKNAADYAGPQYIRKSDAEKD; encoded by the coding sequence ATGAATATACTTGCAATAGATACCCTCACTTCAACCCTTTCAGTTGCGGCATACGGTCCTAACGGATTAGTTACGCAATCCTTCGCCGGTAACGGTCCGTCCCACGCAGAACGGTTGCTCCCCCTTATCGATGCAGCCGTATCAGCCGCGGGATTTACTGCCGCCGATACGGAAACGGTATTGGCGCCGGAAGGTCCCGGTTCTTTTACCGGCCTAAGACTCGGATTTGCAGCGGCGAAAGCATTACAGCTCAGCAGTAACAGCTGTTTTATTCCTATTCCTACGCTCCCATGCATAGCATCGCAGTATGAGGCGTGGAACGGAAATATTGCCGTAGTAATAGATGCAAAAAGAGAACGCTTTTACGCTCAGCTTTTTAAAAACGGAACAGCGGTAACAGAAGCTTTTGACAAACCGGCGGCTGATTTACTCCCGCACTTTTCGGAAAACGAAGAATGGCTGGTTACCGGCTATGGAACGGCGGCGTTTAGAGACGCTGCTGCAATTTCACAAAGTAGTATCCGCTTTCATTTTATTGAAGCGGATGCCCTCTCTTTTGCATATTCGATGATTAAGTATATGCAAAAGCACGGTAATGTACTGAAGAATGCTGCAGACTATGCAGGGCCTCAGTATATTCGGAAGAGCGATGCGGAGAAGGACTAA
- the tsaE gene encoding tRNA (adenosine(37)-N6)-threonylcarbamoyltransferase complex ATPase subunit type 1 TsaE, which translates to MVYRTKTVEDTINFGRALGRLLNAGDVLALQGTLAAGKTQLTKGVAQGLDISEAVTSPTFTIISEYYGRLPLYHMDVYRLSSPEDFLDLGVEDMLYGQGVCIIEWSEKIMSELPARTVLIHIKPEEDTSRTITITNWPYETDSLIEYEAAP; encoded by the coding sequence ATGGTATACAGAACAAAAACAGTAGAAGATACTATCAACTTTGGTCGGGCTTTAGGCCGCTTACTCAATGCAGGCGATGTGCTTGCTCTGCAAGGGACGCTCGCAGCAGGAAAAACGCAGCTGACAAAAGGCGTTGCGCAAGGGCTTGATATATCCGAAGCTGTTACCAGTCCCACCTTCACCATCATATCGGAATATTACGGACGTTTACCGCTTTATCACATGGATGTGTATCGGCTCAGCTCACCGGAAGATTTTTTAGATCTCGGTGTTGAGGATATGCTGTACGGTCAGGGCGTGTGTATTATCGAGTGGAGTGAAAAAATTATGTCGGAATTACCGGCACGTACCGTACTTATTCATATCAAGCCGGAAGAAGATACGAGCAGAACTATTACCATCACGAACTGGCCGTATGAAACGGACAGCTTAATCGAATATGAGGCAGCACCATGA
- a CDS encoding RluA family pseudouridine synthase, with amino-acid sequence MCKETTRIYFEDDYCAVAYKASGENSQTFFALLFPHKPFVAPVNRLDTPVSGIVLLAFSAQIQTLFSRAFEAEAVQKEYWAICERSTEHPAEVSEPQRLEHWLGFHTKTQKAFIGAAPIDITPAKATSADITKPKKHKKPALKKAVLYWTLCGEGDRYDFIRIRPETGRTHQIRVQMAAAGHPIKGDLKYGARRSESSGGIRLHSYKLSFIHPVTHQNITVEAPPMQPDTLWHACMAACANSIIFTNKGEADAGADTTAPATLPTSHQIDAERHP; translated from the coding sequence ATGTGTAAAGAAACTACCCGTATTTATTTTGAAGATGATTACTGTGCGGTTGCCTATAAAGCAAGCGGTGAAAATTCCCAGACGTTTTTCGCGCTGCTTTTTCCGCATAAACCGTTTGTAGCTCCGGTCAACCGGCTTGATACTCCCGTGTCAGGCATCGTATTGCTGGCTTTTTCTGCCCAGATACAAACGCTGTTTTCCCGTGCATTTGAAGCCGAAGCTGTGCAAAAAGAATATTGGGCAATATGTGAACGGTCTACAGAACATCCCGCAGAAGTATCGGAGCCGCAGCGGCTGGAGCATTGGCTCGGCTTTCATACCAAAACACAAAAAGCCTTTATCGGCGCAGCTCCTATCGATATAACTCCTGCAAAGGCAACGTCTGCCGATATCACAAAACCTAAAAAGCATAAGAAGCCGGCGCTTAAAAAAGCCGTTTTATATTGGACGCTGTGCGGAGAAGGCGACCGGTACGACTTTATCCGTATTAGGCCGGAAACAGGGCGCACGCATCAGATTAGGGTACAGATGGCAGCCGCCGGACATCCCATCAAGGGAGACTTAAAATACGGAGCGCGGCGCAGTGAATCGAGCGGCGGCATACGCTTGCATTCCTACAAGCTCTCGTTTATCCATCCGGTTACGCACCAAAACATTACTGTTGAAGCGCCGCCTATGCAGCCCGACACCCTTTGGCATGCCTGCATGGCGGCATGCGCAAACAGCATAATATTCACAAATAAAGGAGAAGCGGACGCAGGTGCGGATACAACCGCTCCAGCTACATTACCTACAAGCCATCAAATAGACGCGGAGCGGCACCCGTGA
- a CDS encoding SAM-dependent methyltransferase, with protein MKRSKQVSGAAAFEAYYSALFGDRWPTLREALLKETQPVAFSVCGGKPYYLDQASIYAAQALPSIDEGSYLDMCAAPGGKTLVLASGMGQEAQIQANELSRARRARLLTVLDEHLPPDISARIEVTGYDAATLPRYRQAYYDRILLDAPCSSERHVLTDAKYLACWTPARIKMLVQRQWALLSAAFLLLKPGGFLVYATCALADAENDGVVQKLLKKYGTEAAIHSGTAAMEFAATNTKTAGKNSTPLMLGEKTLFGSRFLPDTCGGAGPLYFSLIEKTN; from the coding sequence GTGAAGCGGTCGAAGCAGGTAAGTGGGGCAGCCGCGTTTGAAGCTTACTACAGCGCTCTTTTCGGCGACCGTTGGCCGACGCTTCGGGAAGCGCTTCTCAAAGAGACGCAGCCGGTGGCGTTTTCGGTGTGCGGCGGAAAGCCGTATTATCTTGACCAAGCGAGTATCTATGCGGCACAGGCGCTTCCGTCGATTGATGAGGGCAGCTATTTAGATATGTGCGCCGCTCCGGGCGGCAAAACGCTGGTGCTTGCCTCCGGTATGGGACAGGAAGCCCAGATACAGGCAAACGAGTTGTCGCGGGCACGCCGAGCGCGGCTGCTCACCGTACTTGATGAGCACCTGCCGCCGGACATAAGCGCCCGCATCGAAGTTACCGGCTATGACGCCGCTACCCTCCCCCGCTATCGGCAAGCGTATTACGACCGCATTTTACTGGATGCGCCTTGTTCTTCGGAGCGCCATGTGCTTACCGATGCGAAATACCTTGCCTGCTGGACACCTGCACGGATTAAAATGCTGGTGCAGCGGCAATGGGCGCTCCTTTCGGCAGCTTTCTTACTATTAAAACCGGGCGGCTTTTTAGTATACGCAACCTGTGCGCTTGCCGATGCAGAAAACGACGGCGTCGTACAAAAGTTGTTAAAAAAATACGGAACCGAAGCCGCCATTCATAGCGGTACCGCAGCAATGGAATTTGCCGCAACCAATACCAAAACAGCCGGCAAAAACAGCACACCGCTGATGCTCGGCGAAAAAACGCTGTTCGGCAGCCGGTTTTTGCCCGATACCTGCGGGGGAGCAGGCCCCTTGTATTTTTCGCTTATCGAAAAAACGAATTAA
- the trmB gene encoding tRNA (guanosine(46)-N7)-methyltransferase TrmB: protein MPPQGRPIRTFVLRKGRITEAQKKAYAEYAPRWCIPYKAQQLSFKEIFANDHPVIIEIGFGMGVATAEIAAQHPEINYIGIEVFQAGVGKLLNEIEQRGLKNIRIIEHDAIEVLEKMIPDASIAGFHIFFPDPWQKKKHHKRRLLHRPRTDLLAQKLQENGYLYMVTDWYDYAEDAFAELSATEGLRSKYEGFAPPQPWRPKTKFEQKGLNKAHPITELMFIRPAHDRVNASGRFLVAPQNK, encoded by the coding sequence ATGCCGCCGCAGGGACGACCCATTAGAACCTTTGTACTGCGGAAAGGGCGGATTACCGAGGCTCAAAAAAAAGCGTATGCGGAATATGCGCCGCGCTGGTGCATCCCCTACAAAGCGCAACAGCTTTCTTTTAAAGAAATCTTTGCGAATGATCATCCGGTCATCATCGAAATAGGATTCGGCATGGGGGTCGCAACAGCTGAAATCGCAGCGCAGCATCCCGAAATCAACTATATCGGCATTGAGGTTTTTCAAGCAGGGGTCGGAAAGCTCTTAAACGAAATTGAGCAGCGCGGGCTTAAAAATATCCGCATTATCGAACACGACGCTATTGAAGTATTGGAAAAGATGATCCCCGACGCCTCAATCGCAGGCTTCCATATCTTTTTCCCCGACCCATGGCAAAAGAAAAAACACCATAAACGGAGGCTGCTCCATCGCCCAAGAACCGACCTGCTGGCCCAAAAACTGCAAGAAAACGGCTACCTCTATATGGTAACCGATTGGTACGACTATGCAGAGGATGCCTTTGCCGAACTTTCGGCCACTGAAGGGCTCCGGTCAAAATACGAAGGGTTCGCCCCTCCGCAGCCATGGCGTCCCAAAACCAAGTTTGAACAAAAAGGCCTCAATAAAGCGCACCCCATCACCGAACTGATGTTTATCCGACCTGCACACGACAGGGTAAATGCATCAGGCCGTTTTTTAGTAGCCCCGCAGAATAAGTGA
- a CDS encoding chorismate mutase, which translates to MMFWKKLYAGRAAVCTQNTQEQIKTAVVTAYTRFLELNRLHEKDIVSLQFSITSDITAANPATLLRSAGYASAVALFCSTEPDIDGSPHGIIRFLFYYYGKKKAIPVYLGGAEKLRPDLFHRTT; encoded by the coding sequence ATGATGTTTTGGAAAAAACTGTACGCAGGAAGAGCAGCCGTATGTACTCAAAATACGCAGGAGCAGATCAAAACAGCCGTCGTTACGGCGTACACACGCTTTTTGGAACTCAACAGATTGCATGAAAAAGATATCGTTTCCCTACAATTTTCGATTACATCCGATATAACAGCGGCAAATCCTGCAACTTTATTGCGCTCCGCCGGTTATGCTTCTGCGGTCGCCCTTTTTTGCAGTACGGAACCGGATATCGACGGCAGTCCTCACGGTATCATTCGCTTCCTTTTCTATTACTATGGAAAAAAGAAAGCGATACCGGTTTATTTGGGCGGGGCGGAAAAACTCAGGCCGGATCTGTTTCATCGCACAACATAG
- a CDS encoding glycogen synthase — translation MSTKENNGLIWVVSREYAGFAEAGGVKNVVKSLAEAAAAYGLTVTVFLPRYGNNSEDLDNCIGEAQIRVGDTPHLVRYFELFRKNIRFIFIDSGIFTEKKDIYTYCAEELDYFREKLHRPDLKKGDGYIDNHEMNVLFQKAVYCYGLRNHTAPQVLHCHDAHTALLPAFISARCTGRRLFRHTRTLITIHNAGDGYRQTFYSFEYAAHLTDLPHRVLEYGRVDYTVEPFLVGSAFADLTTVSPWYAKQLISPEHSPYSYLFSKTLAQKHIHITGITNGIDFGAYNPCDMECSGLPFAFDIQKEQFEGKYACRSFLLDKLQSQTCTAPLYDGIQQYGSMSTQEEKRTLYLMYHGRLVRQKGIDVLLKAIPRILERSPNLRFIVMGQGNPELEAEAIALAAALPGKFVYCKGYNRNAARLITAAADFIVLPSLFEPCGLEDLIAQVYGTIPIANAQGGLQKIINGKTGFLYTLPNGEEQNTDIHISALTEAVLNQAESFFATDKARLTDIPYFKNIILQACTALHTEFSWKHIFTQQYLKLYFPN, via the coding sequence ATGAGCACCAAGGAAAATAATGGATTGATATGGGTTGTAAGCCGTGAATATGCCGGCTTTGCAGAAGCCGGAGGCGTAAAAAACGTCGTAAAGTCATTGGCAGAAGCAGCGGCAGCTTACGGTCTTACGGTTACGGTATTTTTGCCCCGTTACGGAAACAATAGCGAAGATCTCGATAACTGCATCGGAGAAGCACAGATACGTGTCGGTGATACCCCGCATTTGGTGAGATATTTTGAACTTTTCAGGAAAAACATCCGTTTCATCTTTATCGACTCCGGTATTTTCACGGAAAAAAAAGATATTTATACCTACTGCGCCGAAGAACTCGATTATTTTCGGGAAAAGCTGCACCGGCCTGATCTTAAAAAAGGAGACGGTTACATCGACAACCACGAAATGAACGTATTATTTCAAAAAGCGGTCTATTGTTACGGATTACGCAACCATACTGCTCCGCAGGTATTGCACTGCCATGATGCCCACACCGCTTTGCTTCCTGCGTTCATCTCTGCCCGATGTACGGGCAGGCGGCTATTTCGGCATACCCGTACACTTATCACCATCCATAACGCAGGGGACGGCTACCGCCAAACCTTTTATTCGTTCGAATATGCGGCACATTTAACCGATCTTCCTCACAGAGTATTGGAATATGGCAGAGTCGATTATACGGTCGAACCCTTTCTTGTCGGTTCCGCCTTTGCTGATTTAACGACGGTGTCTCCGTGGTATGCAAAGCAGCTGATTTCACCCGAACATTCGCCGTATTCTTATCTTTTTTCAAAAACCCTCGCCCAAAAGCATATTCACATTACCGGCATTACCAACGGAATCGATTTTGGAGCCTATAATCCTTGCGATATGGAGTGTTCGGGACTCCCTTTCGCGTTTGACATACAAAAAGAGCAGTTTGAAGGAAAATATGCCTGCCGTTCATTTTTACTGGACAAACTACAATCGCAGACCTGCACAGCGCCGCTGTATGATGGCATACAACAATACGGCAGCATGAGTACACAAGAAGAGAAGAGAACACTCTACCTGATGTACCACGGCCGGTTGGTTCGGCAAAAAGGCATCGATGTATTACTCAAAGCAATTCCCCGCATACTGGAACGCTCTCCTAACCTGCGGTTTATCGTAATGGGACAGGGAAATCCCGAACTTGAAGCCGAAGCAATCGCCCTCGCTGCCGCACTACCCGGAAAATTTGTGTATTGCAAGGGATATAATCGCAATGCGGCAAGGCTCATCACCGCGGCAGCGGACTTTATTGTTTTACCGAGTTTATTTGAGCCATGCGGCTTGGAAGATCTTATCGCACAAGTTTACGGTACCATCCCGATTGCGAACGCACAAGGAGGCTTGCAAAAAATCATAAACGGGAAAACAGGCTTCTTATATACGCTTCCGAATGGCGAAGAACAAAACACCGACATACATATCAGTGCATTGACGGAAGCCGTATTGAACCAAGCAGAATCTTTTTTTGCAACCGATAAAGCAAGGCTCACCGATATTCCGTATTTTAAAAATATTATTTTACAAGCATGCACAGCGCTCCATACGGAATTTTCATGGAAGCATATTTTTACCCAACAGTATCTAAAACTCTATTTTCCTAATTGA
- the aspA gene encoding aspartate ammonia-lyase encodes MRQEHDLLGYRDVPDEAYYGVQTLRCMENFNITGVHLSAYPGFIKALAMVKQAAAQANYELGLLEKPTAEAIIGACKEIIAGKLHNQFPADMIQGGAGTSTNMNANEVIANRALELLGHKKGEYQFCHPNNHINLAQSTNDAYPTAAKLGICLHTESLITELEKLIASFRQKGKEFGGHIKMGRTQLQDAVPMTLGQEFESYAASLEGEVPHIRHAVSGLLEINMGATAIGTGINSDPAYADLVTKRLAEISGYPVTKAKNLIAATNDTTCFVSYSGQLKRLAVKISKICNDLRLLGSGPRAGLNEIHLPAMQPGSSIMPGKVNPVIPEVMNQVCFRVIGNDTTVMMAAEAGQLELNVFEPVIIYSILESISILNNGMSTLRLRCIDGIEANVERCKELTYRSIGLVTALNPVLGYEISSDIAKTALKDDRSVYDLVLERGLLSKEALDEILKPENMTQPKKMHKL; translated from the coding sequence ATGCGGCAAGAACATGATCTTTTAGGGTATCGGGATGTTCCCGATGAGGCGTATTACGGCGTACAAACGCTTCGTTGTATGGAAAACTTTAATATTACCGGCGTGCATCTTTCCGCCTATCCGGGCTTTATAAAAGCCCTTGCGATGGTTAAACAGGCGGCGGCACAGGCAAACTATGAATTAGGTTTGCTGGAAAAACCGACAGCAGAAGCTATTATCGGTGCTTGTAAAGAAATTATTGCCGGTAAACTGCATAATCAATTCCCTGCGGATATGATTCAAGGCGGTGCGGGAACGTCTACCAATATGAACGCAAATGAGGTGATTGCGAACCGTGCACTTGAATTGCTGGGGCATAAAAAAGGCGAATACCAATTCTGCCATCCGAATAACCACATCAACCTTGCACAGTCTACCAACGATGCGTATCCGACGGCAGCGAAGCTCGGTATCTGCTTACACACGGAAAGCCTGATTACCGAGCTTGAAAAGTTGATTGCTTCTTTCCGTCAAAAAGGAAAAGAATTCGGCGGGCATATCAAGATGGGGCGTACCCAGCTGCAGGATGCGGTGCCGATGACGCTTGGTCAGGAATTTGAATCGTATGCGGCGAGTTTGGAAGGGGAGGTGCCGCATATCCGGCATGCTGTTTCCGGCTTACTCGAAATCAATATGGGGGCAACCGCTATCGGCACCGGTATCAACAGCGACCCTGCCTATGCGGATTTGGTAACAAAACGGCTCGCAGAAATTTCCGGTTATCCTGTTACAAAGGCGAAGAATTTGATTGCCGCAACAAATGACACTACCTGCTTTGTTTCCTATTCGGGGCAACTGAAGCGCCTTGCGGTAAAAATTTCAAAGATATGCAATGACCTGCGTCTGCTTGGCTCGGGGCCGCGCGCCGGTTTGAACGAAATACATCTTCCGGCAATGCAGCCGGGTTCATCGATTATGCCGGGTAAGGTCAATCCGGTTATCCCCGAAGTGATGAATCAGGTATGTTTCCGTGTTATCGGAAACGATACAACGGTAATGATGGCAGCCGAAGCAGGGCAGTTGGAGCTGAACGTTTTTGAACCGGTTATCATTTACAGTATTTTGGAATCGATTTCGATTTTAAACAACGGTATGTCTACGCTTCGGCTGCGCTGTATTGACGGTATCGAAGCGAATGTAGAGCGGTGCAAGGAGCTGACCTATCGGAGTATCGGTTTGGTAACGGCGCTTAATCCGGTGCTCGGTTACGAAATCTCAAGCGATATTGCCAAGACTGCCCTCAAAGATGATCGCAGCGTCTACGACCTTGTGTTGGAACGCGGTTTATTATCGAAGGAAGCGCTCGACGAAATCCTGAAGCCGGAGAACATGACGCAGCCTAAGAAAATGCATAAACTGTAG
- a CDS encoding cytidine deaminase: protein MKDSSKYDHLFEQAMKAAENAYAPYSHFRVGAALLLDDGSVVTGVNVENRSYGLTNCAERTAIFRAVAMGKRNFTAIAIATPDADYPVGPCGACRQVISEFMQPDAPVIFGSSAGNRIETTVSGVYPFDSLHELQQK, encoded by the coding sequence ATGAAAGATTCAAGTAAGTATGACCATCTCTTTGAACAAGCTATGAAGGCAGCGGAAAATGCATACGCCCCTTATTCTCATTTTAGAGTAGGCGCTGCATTACTGCTTGATGACGGGAGTGTTGTTACCGGCGTGAATGTTGAAAACCGTTCTTACGGATTGACCAACTGCGCCGAACGCACTGCTATTTTCCGTGCCGTTGCAATGGGCAAAAGAAACTTTACGGCTATTGCAATCGCAACCCCCGATGCGGATTATCCGGTCGGGCCGTGCGGTGCTTGCCGGCAGGTTATTTCCGAGTTTATGCAGCCGGATGCTCCGGTTATATTCGGATCATCCGCCGGTAATCGAATCGAAACAACCGTAAGCGGTGTCTATCCTTTCGATTCACTCCACGAGCTGCAACAAAAATAA
- a CDS encoding PQQ-like beta-propeller repeat protein: MWVRTITPDSAQAELEGMGSETENTVSQAAPEQFAGKTPKVFLTESRFGYFTADGELLRSSPVTQRISASSAAWTEYGSDAAKTPIYRPDGSLITVIEEQGFVYIDEDRFYLFEPGGSAVKQYGADGKPRWRYLHTAPITAFHSTKSGAIIGFSDGKLVVLDSEGNVRSDFYPGGSDYQVILGAAISTDGKLAACVCGINSQRALLIRIDGNKYKIIHHRKLEGNLHRQVFVDFDIKGDNAVFECAEGIGFIDCDRLISGIMPQRGMVISGGQNPYKNMMAIISRQEQSSTLSFIEAPFYVVGHTSFPSKNTFLVQERETIFLATDTKLARIDIK, translated from the coding sequence GTGTGGGTACGCACCATAACACCGGATAGTGCGCAAGCCGAGTTGGAAGGCATGGGGAGTGAAACCGAAAATACAGTCTCGCAGGCGGCGCCGGAACAATTTGCCGGTAAAACACCGAAAGTATTTTTGACGGAAAGCCGCTTCGGTTACTTTACTGCCGACGGTGAATTACTCCGCTCATCTCCCGTAACCCAGCGCATTTCAGCTTCTTCCGCAGCGTGGACGGAATACGGAAGCGATGCCGCTAAAACACCGATTTATCGCCCCGACGGTTCGCTGATAACCGTCATCGAAGAGCAAGGATTTGTATACATCGACGAAGACCGTTTCTACTTATTTGAGCCGGGAGGAAGCGCCGTTAAGCAATACGGTGCCGACGGGAAACCGCGCTGGCGTTATCTGCACACCGCGCCGATTACCGCCTTTCATAGCACAAAAAGCGGAGCTATTATCGGATTCTCTGATGGAAAACTTGTCGTTCTTGATTCCGAAGGTAATGTACGGTCGGACTTTTATCCGGGCGGCAGTGACTATCAGGTTATACTGGGAGCAGCAATCTCCACCGACGGAAAACTTGCCGCCTGTGTGTGCGGCATTAACAGTCAACGCGCATTGCTTATACGGATAGACGGTAATAAATATAAAATCATACATCACCGGAAATTGGAAGGAAATCTTCACAGGCAGGTCTTTGTTGATTTCGATATAAAAGGCGATAACGCCGTGTTTGAATGTGCCGAAGGTATCGGCTTTATCGACTGCGATCGGTTGATATCGGGTATTATGCCGCAGCGCGGTATGGTCATTTCCGGCGGTCAAAATCCGTATAAGAATATGATGGCGATTATCAGCAGACAAGAACAAAGCTCAACATTGTCGTTTATCGAAGCGCCTTTTTATGTCGTTGGACACACCTCCTTTCCTTCAAAAAATACGTTCCTTGTACAAGAACGGGAAACGATATTCCTTGCAACCGACACGAAGTTAGCCCGTATCGATATAAAATAA
- a CDS encoding peptidoglycan DD-metalloendopeptidase family protein, giving the protein MKRFFFCLLAATVFFAELFALEWPADTQNFLRLFGQRIGENTFEQGLTFEDAATVRAADDGILLIVIDKKYGSGAFPSTLGNALIFLHDDGLQTVYGNLDDTTVFRNRVTAESTAVIGKTGNSGWGNPNELIFQVSDNQKKVYINPLLLLPSVNDKIAPQIQDIILINEQNTVFQMSGQKNVRQGSYELYADISDTAVPGGRSFNPFRITIFVNGTNIRTLPFETITQKDGESYLGNTAFTDTLLYRRKNGLYLGKIILNRGKSDILITARDITGNEKSERFTIQVD; this is encoded by the coding sequence ATGAAACGATTTTTCTTTTGCCTCTTAGCCGCAACGGTATTTTTTGCGGAATTATTCGCATTGGAATGGCCTGCCGATACACAAAATTTCTTACGGCTTTTCGGGCAACGCATCGGTGAAAATACTTTTGAACAAGGTTTGACCTTTGAAGATGCGGCGACGGTACGCGCTGCGGATGACGGAATTCTCTTAATTGTCATAGATAAAAAATACGGCTCCGGAGCTTTCCCTTCTACACTTGGAAATGCATTGATATTTTTACACGATGACGGACTCCAAACGGTTTATGGAAACCTTGACGATACCACGGTATTCCGTAACAGGGTAACCGCTGAATCAACAGCTGTTATCGGGAAAACCGGAAACAGCGGATGGGGAAATCCTAATGAGCTGATCTTTCAAGTCAGCGATAATCAAAAAAAAGTATATATCAATCCGTTATTACTACTTCCGTCAGTCAACGATAAAATAGCGCCGCAGATACAAGACATCATTTTGATAAATGAGCAAAATACCGTATTTCAAATGAGCGGGCAAAAAAATGTGCGGCAGGGAAGCTATGAACTATACGCGGATATTTCCGATACGGCTGTACCGGGCGGGCGGAGTTTTAATCCTTTCCGTATTACGATTTTTGTAAACGGCACTAATATTCGAACACTGCCCTTTGAAACGATTACCCAAAAAGACGGTGAATCATATCTGGGGAATACCGCCTTTACCGATACGCTGCTATACCGGCGAAAGAATGGACTCTATTTAGGCAAGATTATCTTAAACCGCGGAAAATCCGATATATTAATTACAGCCCGGGATATTACTGGCAATGAAAAATCGGAACGGTTTACCATCCAAGTAGACTAG